The Suricata suricatta isolate VVHF042 chromosome 15, meerkat_22Aug2017_6uvM2_HiC, whole genome shotgun sequence genome includes the window CAGTGAACAACGCAAATGCCTGGCAACAGCTGTCAGGTTAGTAACGCTAACTCCCTTCCCCCAGTCACAAAATTTTAgtatgaaaagaattaaaattacaaaGCTGAATGGGAAATAACAAGGAATGAAGagtaactaaaacaaaacaaactcgtACAGTTTGAAATCATTGCATTTGAGAAACTGAGAACAAGTGTGCTTCACCCCACCCGCTTACAACTCTTAATTTAAATAATGATCCGTGCAAAAGAGCATCAGGTTTCTGGATATAAATGTAGCCCTTCTTTTAGTGCGCTGCAGACTTTTCTGCAGTTTTAcgtccctccccccgcccccaagttTACTCAAAGTATTTAATAGAGTCTTCCATTTCAGCCGAAAGAGTTGTAATTCAAAGATTTACTAAGGTATTCTATGCATTCTATCTATACAGAAACACCTACGATTATAATCGGTTTATGCAGAATTAACATTTTTGGTGTTAAAATTGTTAAACATCATGCTTACTGCACATCAACTCTCCATAGTGAATCTGAGCTTCACAATGATTtaccaaacattttatttaaattactaattaaataactgaaaaaaaatgtactgagCCAAACTAAACTTAAATGggctataaaggaaaataaaaaacaaaaccttcaaaCAGTCCATATACACATCTATTTCAAAACTACCTTTGCTAGCTAGCCCCTTTCCCAAAGTTTTAGCCtgaaaaaacagtaaaatctaCACAAAATTTTATTGCAATCATACAAGGGTTACATTAGGTCAAATACAACAAATACTATGatgcaattttacatttattaaactaCAGTTCAAAGCACAAATTTACACATTCTAAATACACTAAACATATCTAATGAAGTCACACTGGTCTTCCACTGACATTTGATATATCTGGGTGAAAGACATTAACTTTACAAGACTTTTTAACATGAATCCTTAGTATAAAAACTGTGTACTTGTATGTAAACGATTTAATGGGGAACCCAATTAATGGGCTTCCATCTCCACTAAgtcatccattttgttgcatattttattttaaacgcTTAAGGGGTAGGACAAACTGGTAAGTTTAAATCTGGATACATTATCTAAATCTCCCAATTAACCCTCCCCCCCAATGAATTGTGGATGAAAGCTGATTTCGTCTGGTCCCAAACAGCTATTACTAATAGATTTTGTTTCCAAGAGAATTAATAGAACAAGACTGAATTTGTTTCACACTGGAATGTAGACCAGACAAGCTTAACCTGCAACTTCAGATGTAGAGAAGCATTAATGCCTGTTTAAGCTTCAGAGGAAAAGCCATCTTCTTGGCTCAGCTGAATGCAAGAAGGCACAAAGAAGAAGTTCTTCATCATTGTGTCCGAAGTAATTCCAGCATCCTGCATCTCatacctaacatttaaaaaaaaaagtgcaattcTAAATTTAAGCACAAAGACCACACTACCACATAACAAATGGATAAGACTATAAAAGTAACTAGTCTTCCAATAACCCTTAACTGAGAAGCACTTTGCTATTACTTGTtaggtatttgtttgtttgttttaatgttgcaGGGAAGGGGtatatagagagggagacacagaatctgaagcaggctccaggctctgagttattagcacagagcctgatgcggggctcaaactcgcagactgtgagatcgtgacctgagctgaaactggacacttaactgattgaaccacccaggttccccgacTTGTTAGGTATTTGTTACGGAATTAAAATTATCAGCAAACATCATTATGTCATCTCAGATATCCAATCAGCTTTAAAGTGAAAACAGTATCTTACCAATCACTAAATGACATCATGTAGTAAATTGCTGGCTTCTGACAATCATTAAAAGCAGATGGTTCATGGAGAGAATCTGCTCCCATGTTATCAAAGATAAGCCAATCTCCCACATTCAGCTCAGGAAGAAGACAGTTTTCCACAATTTGATCAAGCTCATCACAGGATGGACCCCAAAGGCTGCTTGTAAACAGAGGCTCATCTTCCTTGTATTTCTGTAGGAAAAGGTTTTTTGTCTTAAGTTTTTACTCGTGTTCATGCAGGTCATGAATCTAAGGGAGGACGAGAGCATTTTTCACGGAATCAGACCTCATGCGCCTCTGAAAGGCAGGGCTATAGCCAGGGACACTGATGCTCTCAAATCCATCTAAGGAAGGCAAGCCCTCAGAAAAGGGAAATATTCCCCATCCTAAAGTATTTCTCAAAGAATTTtgatgtatctttaaaaaaaaaaatgctgtttatAAACTGCCAGATAAGCAGTTCTGGTATTTGTAATAAACTTGCCTTGTGAACCTCTGGAATGGTATTCAAGTCCTCAGACAGCTTACTTGCAAAAGAACCATAAACACCATCATTCATATAATACATGAAGGCTGGTTCATCACTTCCGGTTTTTTCTActgaaataaagcagaaaaaacaaagatgaatttaTACTGAAATGTCTAATATAGTTACTATGCAGGACATGGCAAACAGATTGAATATTTATAGAACAGACTTATAGTTTTCACACATCccaaatatttaacataatttaatataCTGTCATACCTTAAAACTGTTACCCTAAGAAACTGAAAAGGCATTTTATACAAGAAGATGaccaataaataaacacatgaaaaagttcTCTACAGAAGTTAccaggtaaatgcaaattaaaaccataatgagcttATCACTACCACACACCTACGGAATGcgagaaaattaaaaagtgacaatACTAAAAGATCTGTGAAAGTGGGGAAATAATCAGAACTGGCACATATACACTGCCAGGGATGGATAAAATACCACTTTGAAATCTACTTTGTGACCGGCAATTCTATTGAGTCATttcctctgtgaaatgaaaacTCACTTGATATCATCTAAACCAAGTGATCAAAATGGGAAGTTCCTGGTCTTCTTGCAGCTCTTCaggtttgaaatatttaaaaactcaatagaaaaaaaacttaTTCCTGCTAACTTAAGGGAAAAAACTACAGAAATAAGTCTTCTTAACATAGAACAGtagtttctacatttttaagGGGTTAGCATTTTAAGGGGTCAGCAAGATGGACTATAGTGCCTTTTTGTTGGTTTGACAAGAGACAGATTTAGACTGTTGCCCCTTGTTCTGATAGAAAGCATAAAGTAGACTGTTCCCCAGGAGGAAAGTACCATGACACCGGTTCTTAATAAGATGGGAGAATCAATCAGCTAGGGAAGTCTATCTTAACACCAGAACCAAGAGGCAGAGGTTCCTCACAACACATAAACATGACGTCCTACAGTATTTTACACTCGACTGATCATTTCAACTAGTTTGTAAATGAATTGATCTAACAGAAACAAAACtctaagggggcgcctgggtggctcagttggttaaacgtccaacttcggctctagtcatgttctcactgttcatgattttgagccacACATCCAGCTCTGTTCaatgcagaacccactttggatcttctgccccCCAACGGCTTGCACTCTccaaaagcgggggggggggggggggggggggggggggggaagaggagaCTATAAACTCTGTAGCTTACCTCCAGAGgataatttatcattttcaacAACTTTCTTTGCAATGATATTAACTGCAAGTGTAAATGCAGAAGACACATAGTAGCTTCCAGGTTCTGAAATTATCTTAATGCCAGACCCTTCAGGAAAGTAGACGTCCAACAAAGGGCTGATAACATGATTAACCTATAAATTTTAAACACATCATGATTTCAATATTGCATTAGATAATTCATCATATTAGTCATGTTCTACACTCTAACACTAGCAACGAAAGAGCAAAACTTCAAATCAGTTTCTTGATATTATAGAATGAGGAATggagggcagagcaggaaggTGAGTAGTAATGTACATCTGGATAAAACAGCTTAAGCTATCCAAATTATAAATTCACTTGTGCCATCAAGTACTCTTAAGAGCAGAAATACGACTGTATACAACACAAACTTCTTCTAACAAGTTACAGAATTTTATTAAGCTTTTCAAAGTTAGCTAGGGTCTTCTCATTGCCTCTTCATCttagaatcaaataaaaaaaatttttttgatgtttattctggagagagagaaaaagagtgcaggggaggtggcagaaagagggcgacacagaatctaaagcagcacCAGGTTctgaacccaacgtggggctcgaactcacagatcatgagatcatgatctgagccaaagtcaggcacttaactgactgagccacccaggtgccccagaatcagATTTAAACAGATGTTAAAGGGTTTATTTCCTGCCATTGCTAAACTCTAGTCTACATCTACCACTTTAGAATGAGATCATTCCAGTGTGTCCATCCACTGAACAAACTTTACCTCTTCCAACTGAAATTCAGATCCTGTGAAGCCTCCACCAATGTCTAACATGTTCATTGTGAAGCCAAATTCTCCCTAGAGATaggaaaaaatacttcaaatgcTTATCTGAATTGTAATGGCTACAAGGACATTTCAAACATCCCTTCCCAAGGAGGTTCTAATCTTTAATATAGAAAGTGTTTTGGTCTCTACTAACATAAGCAGGTTTACTCAATGCTACATGTATACGGTCTTCCTGAGGTCTGTCCTGTCTTGTAGCCATAGGCAAATAAATTACTATTTCATCCCTTTACCCACTAAAAAATCTGACTGTATGGAACTGATGATAAAAAATGAggcagatatttttttaagtatatgagGGTACTTCAGAGATAGTAAAACACTGAATATTAGTCTTAAATAACATCCTgccttaaaatatcaaaataacatACGGAAAAAACTTACAGCCATGTCAAACACACATCGAGCATCAGACAAGGCGTGTACATATACTTGAGATTCTTTGCAAGTACTTGAAACATGAAATCTGGAAGAAAGAGTAATAAATTTAAAGCAATAGCAAATTTTAGAGGTCCTTCCTGTAATTTTTTAGTTATCATTTACCAGATTGACACAGTATTCACAGTaatattaccaaatatttaaaggattAGAAGCACACACCTCTCTCTAATTATCCAAGTAACAatagcagctttaaaaaaataaataaataaaaaagaaaagaaagggcaaTGTATGGCACTGTAATTTTACAAAGAATTTAACAATGAGCTACATAATTATCAGAAAGAACAGGCttttatgtatatgaaataaCAAAAACCACCAATAAAACTGGGTCACAAAATctttaatttgtataattttatctgagaaaatataaaactgtgtCTATTGTGAAATACAAATGTACATTAATTCAGCTGAGTATTCCCAACACTTGCCAATATTACTTATTGAGAGATAGTTATCAGAGATTCATAACAATACTTAAGACTATGACAGTGGTTACATGAAATCTGTTAAAATTCTATGAAGTATAAACCCAGAAAGTCCATTTTCCTGcatattaacttaaaaacaaatatgaacaCTCTCTAATTGGTCAATATTGTCACCTAAGGCAGAATTAAACTTAACAGTAGTGattctttattcatctttatgaACAACTTAAAAAGCAAGACCTTGCATTGCAGTGAGACTAGCAATGGACTGGCAACTCAAAAATGAGCCACTTTGCGCTCCAAATTTGGCTCAGACCATCGTTCTGAGATTATGATCAAAACACTAAAtctctttgggtctcagtttctgtacaccttaaaaaaaaaaaaaatcaagaaggtAGAACAATGTCTAACTTATTGGAGTGCCCAAGAGATTAAGAAGGAAAATTActtaaagatgggaaaaaaaacaaaagtacacaCTCAAATGAATGCCATTTTGGTATTCATTAGAATTCTAATACATCCTCTcccttcagtttaaaaaaaaggggggggggcgcttAAATTCCTAacctgattattatttttttctcttagggaGGGGAAGGTATAGGCCCAAAATTATAAGAAGGATAAAGCATATTTAGTTGTTTTTCCtagactaaggaaaaaaaatacattaaacagaAAGCTGAATCTATTAGAATTTATACAAAAGTTATCTTAAAAATCAATCAGAAAGACAAAGTTTTACCaccataaaatgaaatttaaaacaaatactcaCTTAACCCCAATAATTTGGACATCAAGTTCCTTAGCACATTCCAAGAGATGCCTACAGTTCTTCAGGGTAGTGCCAAACTTCATGTAACCCTCTTCGCCTCCAATATTATCTTCTGTTGCAATATGTAGTAAGACCCTAAGAGAAGGGGAAGATGATTGGGGCAGAGTTGGTTTACATCATCATCAGCACATGTGAAGCCTGAAGATTGTAGGAAGTATGTTGATTATGTTGCCAGTGCTCCCAAATCCAGCGACGGTTGAATCAAGTGAACCTAATGAAAAACAATCCTGTATAGAGAAAAAACTAGCCATTAGGGCCTAAAGCATGAAGCTTACAAGGATGGGAATTTGGAAAATGCAGGAAGTTAAGACTCTGTTGTAGCAGCAAGAGTCAGTTGGGCTCTGTAATGAAAGACGACATTACTTTCAAATGAAGTCCATCAGTCCATAAAACCACCTAGAAAGACTAAATTGAACAGCAATGCCATCATTGTCTTTCAGTCGAAAATATCAGGGCTTTAAATGTTTCACATTTCCTAAATTGTTCTAGTTACTAACTTTCCACCACTTATTATGAGAATTCCTATCAATCTCCTAGGTCTGACCAAAAAATTGGCTAACACAGGAGTTGTTTTATGCATCTAAGCAGTAGCCTTTTCAATACTGATTCAACTCTATTTGGTATTTCCCTCTAAATCATGACCACCAAGACAAATGATCAAGACTGTCTGAGGAGACAATCAAGTAATTACAAACCACCAGAACTCACAAATATACAAATGCTGTTTGTAAAACTGTTTCCCAAAGAAGTCTTGATGAATGACTGATGATCAGAGGGGCCAAgtctgataaaattaaaattattcttcctATGGGTATAGTCAGCTCTATCAAGAATGTACCATCCACTTTACAGTTAACACAGTAAACATCCCACATCAGGGCTGTCTTCAAAAGATCACAGAACAGAAAGATTTTTTAGAGAGACCAAGTGGTTCACTAGAATTTTCTCCAAAAGGCCTTTATTTAAAGGTTTTTAGAGTAATCAATCTTGTCAGGACACCTAAGGATACCATTAAAgtcaataattataaatatacaaggaaaatatgtatatgatatacatTTGCAGGACACACTCAATGCCTTAAAAACAAGCAATTTTGTACTAATATAATATACTTTTAGTATATCCTAAGGTCTTGATGTACCACTTCATGACAAGATTaaatctgattttttcttttaaaaagtaaacactgtaatttaaaaatcttgggaTGCATGTAggtacaagtaaaaaaaaaaaaattaaacttcctaTGCAAAGAGAAGAGTGGGTCTTAGAAAAGAAACCCCTCCAATCTACAGACTAGGCTCCTAAGTAAGATATTGTCACTAAGGATAACCATTTAAGTACTCCAGCCAAAGGCAGATTAAACCCTCAGCTAACCAGGAAAAAAAGCTGACCAACACATACCCTGTTCCCAACATGACAAATAACTAGTAGGGTTGATGTAACTA containing:
- the AZIN1 gene encoding antizyme inhibitor 1 isoform X1, which encodes MKGFIDDANYSVGLLDEGTNLGNVIDNYVYEHTLTGKNAFFVGDLGKIMKKHSQWQNVVAQIKPFYTVKCNSTPAVLEILAALGTGFACSSKTEMALVQELGVSPENIIYISPCKQVSQIKYAAKIGVNIMTCDSEVELKKIAHNHPNAKVLLHIATEDNIGGEEGYMKFGTTLKNCRHLLECAKELDVQIIGVKFHVSSTCKESQVYVHALSDARCVFDMAGEFGFTMNMLDIGGGFTGSEFQLEEVNHVISPLLDVYFPEGSGIKIISEPGSYYVSSAFTLAVNIIAKKVVENDKLSSGVEKTGSDEPAFMYYMNDGVYGSFASKLSEDLNTIPEVHKKYKEDEPLFTSSLWGPSCDELDQIVENCLLPELNVGDWLIFDNMGADSLHEPSAFNDCQKPAIYYMMSFSDWYEMQDAGITSDTMMKNFFFVPSCIQLSQEDGFSSEA
- the AZIN1 gene encoding antizyme inhibitor 1 isoform X4, whose product is MKKHSQWQNVVAQIKPFYTVKCNSTPAVLEILAALGTGFACSSKTEMALVQELGVSPENIIYISPCKQVSQIKYAAKIGVNIMTCDSEVELKKIAHNHPNAKVLLHIATEDNIGGEEGYMKFGTTLKNCRHLLECAKELDVQIIGVKFHVSSTCKESQVYVHALSDARCVFDMAGEFGFTMNMLDIGGGFTGSEFQLEEVNHVISPLLDVYFPEGSGIKIISEPGSYYVSSAFTLAVNIIAKKVVENDKLSSGVEKTGSDEPAFMYYMNDGVYGSFASKLSEDLNTIPEVHKKYKEDEPLFTSSLWGPSCDELDQIVENCLLPELNVGDWLIFDNMGADSLHEPSAFNDCQKPAIYYMMSFSDWYEMQDAGITSDTMMKNFFFVPSCIQLSQEDGFSSEA
- the AZIN1 gene encoding antizyme inhibitor 1 isoform X3; amino-acid sequence: MKGFIDDANYSVGLLDEGTNLGNVIDNYVYEHTLTGKNAFFVGDLGKIMKKHSQWQNVVAQIKPFYTVKCNSTPAVLEILAALGTGFACSSKTEMALVQELGVSPENIIYISPCKQVSQIKYAAKIGVNIMTCDSEVELKKIAHNHPNAKVLLHIATEDNIGGEEGYMKFGTTLKNCRHLLECAKELDVQIIGVKFHVSSTCKESQVYVHALSDARCVFDMAVNHVISPLLDVYFPEGSGIKIISEPGSYYVSSAFTLAVNIIAKKVVENDKLSSGVEKTGSDEPAFMYYMNDGVYGSFASKLSEDLNTIPEVHKKYKEDEPLFTSSLWGPSCDELDQIVENCLLPELNVGDWLIFDNMGADSLHEPSAFNDCQKPAIYYMMSFSDWYEMQDAGITSDTMMKNFFFVPSCIQLSQEDGFSSEA
- the AZIN1 gene encoding antizyme inhibitor 1 isoform X2 codes for the protein MKGFIDDANYSVGLLDEGTNLGNVIDNYVYEHTLTGKNAFFVGDLGKIMKKHSQWQNVVAQIKPFYTVKCNSTPAVLEILAALGTGFACSSKTEMALVQELGVSPENIIYISPCKQVSQIKYAAKIGVNIMTCDSEVELKKIAHNHPNAKVLLHIATEDNIGGEEGYMKFGTTLKNCRHLLECAKELDVQIIGVKFHVSSTCKESQVYVHALSDARCVFDMAGEFGFTMNMLDIGGGFTGSEFQLEEVNHVISPLLDVYFPEGSGIKIISEPGSYYVSSAFTLAVNIIAKKVVENDKLSSGEKTGSDEPAFMYYMNDGVYGSFASKLSEDLNTIPEVHKKYKEDEPLFTSSLWGPSCDELDQIVENCLLPELNVGDWLIFDNMGADSLHEPSAFNDCQKPAIYYMMSFSDWYEMQDAGITSDTMMKNFFFVPSCIQLSQEDGFSSEA